The Melanotaenia boesemani isolate fMelBoe1 chromosome 8, fMelBoe1.pri, whole genome shotgun sequence DNA window AATTTTGCCTTGAGAGCAGCCTTGCCTTTGTTAAAGGGTTGCATAATTGAAGCTCCAGTTTATCAGCTGCTCAATTATCAGTCATGACGGTGTGCATTCTTGTCAACAGATGCGTCCTCTGAGGACATGTCCTGAAATCTGTTGAATCTGCTTAAGCATTCATTGTACAGATGTTTGATTgattcagtaaaaaaaactttcGTACTTATGATGAAAATAGGAAACCTGTGTGTGTTGATAGCCTTATTGTCCTTTTGGCACATTTAAAGTGTGAAGaaagataaattaaatgcaacttgGATGCCTCAAAAATCAAACCATGTTAGATAAATGATTTCCCCGGCTCTGACACATGGATGGGTTGTATTTTGTCTGAGACTTGTTATCATGTACTTTCATTTTTTGCATCAATAGAGAAAAGTGCTAAAAATTTAACTAAGCCACCTCTTGCCATTCCAATCATAAAATTGGAATGTGCCATGAATtgttaaaagtaataaaacttttacttttttaggTGCacaaaattaattcattttgtaTAATACTAGTTTTgccagaaaaagacaaaatgttgGATAATGTACAGTATGCTGACTAGTCAAAAGACTTAAAGTCAACAAGTTAATTTCTGAGTTTTTAACAACATCCATCtggtcatattttttttcaagatttgGTTTTACATCCATATTTGACTGAATCTGTGTGATGTGTTTACAGCATGTGGCAAACTGATGAAGATCACTGGGCCACTGACAGTGAAAACTTCAGGAACCAGATTCGGAGCCTGGATGACGGACCCACTGACCAATCTCAAAAACAACAGGGTGAGCTAATGtgcatttctttctctttttcattaaGAAAGTTCTCTACATTTAGACCATTAAAGATTGAAAAGTTAAAGTGTAGTTTAATCTAAGCCATAGAGGCTAATTCACTCTATTTATTGTTGAGGTTGGAGCAGTATAGTAAAATCTGGGTGAAGTAGGAACCCACTATCTACTGTTGTCATTCTTCCTCAGTAATCTACAACACAGACATGctggattttaaataaatatagaaggTGATAGTGgccatgatggaaaaaaaaaatcaacatcatTATCTTGAGCTAATGCGCTAACAGTGTATGTTATTCTAAGATAACAAGGATTGTTTTCTcaatattttgaaaaaagttGTGATAAAACAAAGGTCTCTTTCTTTGTTAGAATTCAGAAAAAGCCAGGAAGTGACAAAACACATGCTTGCCTACGTACTGGCATACATTCTAacaaacttaaattaaattagctgCTAACCACAAATTTCCAAGCTAACTTTGATCATATTGTGTTTTTGAGAAAACAAGGACAAGTTATCTTGGGATAACTTGAGATAAAAAATGTACTAGTGATGTCAAGACATGGCCACTTTCAGCTTCTGCAGAAACGTTAATCCTAGTTACAACATAAATGTGTTAGAAaacaagccattgtaatttctTTTCCAATGACTGTGggaattgttttttaatttagaatctctaatggcaaaattatccctatctcttcatagtaaagaatcctttaaaaaattcctggatcctgGCAGTGATCAGGATCACCCCCAAacatctaatcacttgttccttcaatcatttctaagatttcctaaaaaaaataatcgtcaaaatccatccataactttttgactTAAGCTGCTAACAGGCAAatagacagacaaaccaacgccacTGAATAGATGACGTTTTATCAGTGATTATGGtgaaatatttaatcaatatcTTCAAATAATTAGTGATTATAggtaaaaaaaactatagactaaaagatggacagagcctccgtgaTGTCACCTGTAGGGTTTTGAAGAGCAAAATTGAAGCTCGTTGGGTGTTCCCACCGTCgtcatcttggtagcgtcacgcaaaaatgggcaaagaggtcgagctgagagggggactgtgaaggtgggggtggatgattgacaaccatcaaactccgagctgcctgtagttTAAAGCTAACCAAGCTAAACCCGAgcaatggtagctaaccagctaatggaggtaggctggctaaagctaaggcaggCCAAAGCTAAGGCTAACGCTGTTaccggctaaaaaccgtggttATGCTGCGCTCTCTGCAGATATTGAATACCTGTcagtcaaaaggacacacccctaattattcTTTCAagtttcaagattaaataacatccaaacagatgagttagaaaaaaattcacccccctcacagttgtcatgaaggtgaCCTAATAATCctgaaatggatttttgtaccaggctttaaacatgtttatttctgctgtaaagttggcctttttaacatgggagtctatgagGATTTGCTCTCTTGTGGAGCCAGCCagtagtggatgaggggtgaactgcaatttttttgcacttcagcataggcttcacattttacaggcagaagttaataaaaaccttttaaactaTTTTGAACATATCTTTTTTATGATGATTATATTTTAGCTGAAAAAAATGCTCACTGGAAAGATGCAgcgtaaatataaataaatggtaCAAACTTCTATTTTGTATCTAAATAATGAGCATCAGTTAATGTTAGTATTGATACTGTGAGCCTGTCTAATCACATTCACTATAAATCACTATACTTTATTTACAAGCCATTTTTTCCAGTAGGTTTGCAggatttatacatttttaatatttttgtttaaataaaggtttacgCTTCAATATACAACCAAGAAAATCCTGGTCTGCCCAGGGCTAACATTATGTATATTCAGATATCTTTTGCTCTCTGGGTTATAATGGCAGTTTTAAAGTCAAtgctattattattttagagCTACTTTACCTTTTTTCTTACCTTTACCTATTCCTATGCTTGATGCCTGAGTTCAAacatacaatacaaataaaacatctcaaATAGGCGTGGATGCTTTTAACTGAATGTGgggggaagagagaaaaaaacttgacaaatcGTTTTCACTGTAATAACTACACAGACTTTCCATTCACATGTTTTACAGAATTTCAAAAAGCTATTATTTAAGGTACAAGACAGATGAATCTTCGACTTCAGCAATTATCCTGGAAGAGCTGATCAATGGCCAGAATTTAAAAGATGTTGTATCTTCAgcgcagaaaataaaaaactgaggaAACTGTTGATTTGTACAAGAAATTTAGTCATAGAATACcttagattaataaaaaaaaaaaaaaagctacattataaagtttttatttttacatttagtgTGAAAATGCACTGTGTGTGTGACCTTGACCAAATGGAATCAGAAATCTTTGTCAGCAggtttacacacacattttctttgctCTGTATGAATAGACACAGCAACCGACTGTATCATATAagaatatattttctatatgaTATAAGATTATGAGTAACATTGAAAGAAAATAGTGCAGATCCAAGCTAAGAAATTGTATCaacacttttcttttaactgaCCACTACAGAAAGTTGCCTGTATGTTTTTCTCCACAGGTTTGGTACATGGACAGCTACACCAATAACAAGATAGTAAAAGAGTACAAATCCATGGCAGACTTTGTGGCAGGAATGGAGTCCAGAACCTATAACTTGCCTTTCAAATGGGCTGGAACCAACCATGTGGTGTACAACGGTTCTCTGTACTACAACAAGATGCAGAGTAACATCATTGTGAGGTACAGCTTCGAGACAGGCCGCGTGGTCACGCAGAGGGCGCTGGAGTTGGCAGGCTTCCACAATGTGTACCCGTACACCTGGGGAGGCTTCTCAGACATCGACCTGATGGCAGACGAGCTGGGCCTGTGGGCGGTGTATGCAACCAACCAGAACGCAGGGAACATCGTCATCAGCAAGCTGAACCCTGACACACTCCAGATCATCAAAACATGGAACACAGAATACTCAAAGAGGAATGCCGGCGAGTCCTTTATGATATGTGGAACTCTCTACATCACCAACTCCCACCTGACAGGTGCCAAGGTGTACTACGCCTACTCCACCAAAACATCCACATATGAGTATACAGACATTCCCTTTCATAACCAGTACTTTCACATGTCCATGTTGGACTACAACGCCAGGGACCGTGCCCTCTACGGGTGGAATAATGGCCACCAGGTCCTATTTAACGTTACACTTTTCCACATAATTAAAACTGAGGATGACTCTTAAAGGAGGAACCTaagctgtaaaagaaaacagaaaacatgagagGTTGTGCCTGAACATTctaattaattttatatatgtgttaatttatttaatatttcttatcaatttattactttttctttttttatgacttttactgCCACTAGTTTAATTCTTTATATGAAACATAAGTTGAGAAAGATGTAATAAGGCAGCACaacatggaaataaattcaAAGTATTTTGAAACCCACTGCAAACTCATTCTGGACTAAATGATGGCACTTTAATGTGGCAATTTCGGCTTTGGCATGTACAAATGAACTGAATAATTTCTGAAGCTCCTGTTTCTTGAATAAAAGCTTTTCCAAGAAGTAAGAAGTTATGTTTATAATGGGTTcctcatttagtcatttattcaCACTCCttaatttattcacattttgaCTGT harbors:
- the LOC121645277 gene encoding noelin-3-like, whose translation is MWPLSVVLNPLMFLLLFGYCPTVTIRPKEGWQVYSSAQDADGRCICTVVAPEQNLCSRDAKGRQLRQLLEKVQNMSQSIEVLNLRTQRDFQYIMRMESQIKGFRSKFRQIESDRKTLVNKNFEELKGRMESLQPLIPVLEQYKTDAKLISQFKEEIRNLSGVLMGIQEEMGAYDYEELQQRVVNLENRLHNCMSKLTCGKLMKITGPLTVKTSGTRFGAWMTDPLTNLKNNRVWYMDSYTNNKIVKEYKSMADFVAGMESRTYNLPFKWAGTNHVVYNGSLYYNKMQSNIIVRYSFETGRVVTQRALELAGFHNVYPYTWGGFSDIDLMADELGLWAVYATNQNAGNIVISKLNPDTLQIIKTWNTEYSKRNAGESFMICGTLYITNSHLTGAKVYYAYSTKTSTYEYTDIPFHNQYFHMSMLDYNARDRALYGWNNGHQVLFNVTLFHIIKTEDDS